Proteins found in one Drosophila busckii strain San Diego stock center, stock number 13000-0081.31 chromosome 2R, ASM1175060v1, whole genome shotgun sequence genomic segment:
- the LOC108595104 gene encoding UBX domain-containing protein 6: protein MSKIKRFFSKKKEEAAFKLKLGGGMGEGHKLNAPKPEAASSSSGSSSRRGRGEVYVPPQRNEISNEARAAAAAALSRIEKKDSRDFNTSLAAVKAQAKRELEAERREKEQLSSAASANSQSSSSSTAGDNKLLACQGVYFRCPLIGEEVLSKQAWKIKIKEFLYQQLEMDRGLTACLIIQNCNPKEKADDCITTLLKYLENLQQHPEEEKFCKIRMSNKIFSDKVRYVEGALDVLQAAGFSELELDNEPYLLWTQEQLEPGLELAGLIEALKNAEPIQLELDRNIKVLLPSQARRVILPDDFYRISPEEIKREQQLRAEAIESSQMLKTKAMRDREEQRNLRMYRYTLIRVKFPNGLYIQGTFNVYEKIADIFEFVQSCLADETLEFNLVSTSDGKFSEEDLDKTLYDCKLIPNILLLFTVPAIPAPVAADVNFLKEELLMLVQSM, encoded by the exons ATGTCCAAAATAAAGCGTTTCTTCAGCAAGAAGAAGGAGGAGGCGGCCTTTAAG TTAAAGCTGGGCGGCGGCATGGGCGAGGGGCATAAGCTGAATGCACCTAAGCCGGAGgctgctagcagcagcagcggcagcagctcacgACGTGGACGTGGCGAGGTCTATGTGCCGCCGCAGCGCAATGAAATTAGCAATGAGGCACgcgcagctgccgctgcggcGCTCTCACGCATCGAAAAGAAAGATTCACGTGATTTCAACACATCGCTGGCAGCGGTTAAGGCTCAAGCCAAGCGTGAGCTGGAGGCAGAGCGTCGCGAGAAGGAGCagctcagcagcgctgcctcgGCAAATagtcagagcagcagcagcagtactGCTGGGGATAACAAGTTGCTTGCCTGTCAGGGCGTCTACTTCCGTTGCCCACTCATTGGCGAGGAGGTGCTGTCTAAGCAGGCCTGGAAGATCAAGATTAAGGAGTTCCTCTATCAACAGCTAGAGATGGATCGTGGTCTTACCGCTTGTCTCATTATACAGAATTGCAATCCCAAGGAAAAGGCAGATGATTGCATTACTACCTTACTTAAGTATTTGGAAAATCTTCAACAGCATCCAGAGGAGGAAAAGTTTTGCAAGATACGCATGTCTAACAAGATCTTTAGCGATAAGGTGCGCTATGTTGAGGGTGCCTTGGATGTGCTTCAGGCTGCCGGCTTTAGTGAGCTGGAGTTGGATAATGAGCCCTATTTACTGTGGACCCAAGAGCAGCTGGAGCCCGGTTTGGAGCTGGCTGGACTTATCGAAGCGCTTAAGAACGCTGAGCCTATACAATTGGAGTTGGATAGAAATATTAAAGTGTTGTTGCCATCGCAGGCGCGTCGTGTTATTCTACCAGACGACTTCTACCGCATCTCGCCCGAAGAGATtaagcgagagcagcagctacgcgCCGAGGCTATTGAAAGCTCCCAGATGCTTAAAACCAAGGCCATGCGTGATCGTGAGGAGCAGCGTAATCTACGCATGTATCGCTATACCTTGATACGCGTCAAGTTTCCCAACGGACTCTATATACAG GGCACTTTCAATGTCTATGAGAAAATTGCAgacatttttgaatttgtacAGTCTTGCCTAGCAGATGAAACGCTCGAATTTAATCTGGTCTCCACCAGCGATGGCAAGTTTAGCGAAGAGGATCTGGACAA
- the LOC108595105 gene encoding uncharacterized protein LOC108595105 — protein sequence MNIDFYLHALNSTLQAYALKVQQFASIALQAAVELRSDVTVNWQWQSPVEFTALQATLLKVLLVLLLGTGVLIVWSWSVYGQVISEKFVRPSTLKEIEELKLSVAKLKLPKEHSPRI from the exons ATGAATATCGATTTCTATCTGCACGCACTTAACTCTACCCTGCAAGCATACGCATTGAAAGTACAACAATTTGCCAGCATCGCATTACAAGCAGCGGTCGAACTGCGCAGCGACGTCACTGTCAACTGGCAGTGGCAGAGCCCCGTTGAATTTACGGCACTGCAGGCAACATTGTTAAAGGTTCTGCTTGTGCTGTTGCTGGGTACTGGCGTGCTAATTGTTTGGAGCTGGAGTGTCTACGGTCAAGTGATCAGCGAGAAGTTTGTCAGGCCAA GCACACTCAAGGAAATCGAAGAGCTTAAATTATCCGTggccaaattgaaattgcccAAGGAACATTCACCTAGAATCTAG
- the LOC108595493 gene encoding uncharacterized protein LOC108595493, translated as MSGDSLQSTKVSKKRQTKSMKFKARPAAQPRTERSEPAVEDVEDLLSTKVSKKCKTKFMNFNESMAMPKFKAMPAAQPRTERSEPAVEDVEDLLCNLEKLLPRKSKLQAKNQQLKAALTTEKKENNLDFKQRQSATLEKSQNNLDFSQKQSEQPINALEISNNNIKYAPALPRQPTNSYFRMNIQKLLNYRHALLEAQKAQQQHQWEQQQPPEKFEQKKVKAVSIDQILRLLLSFCLVFTIVYTLTHCQDNLF; from the exons atgtctGGAGACAG TTTGCAGTCCACAAAAGTTTCGAAGAAGCGCCAAACTAAATCTATGAAATTTAAGGCTAGGCCAGCAGCTCAGCCGCGTACAGAAAGAAGTGAACCCGCAGTCGAAGATGTTGAGGATTTGCTGTCCACAAAAGTTTCGAAGAAGtgcaaaactaaatttatgaattttaacgAAAGCATGGCCATGCCCAAATTTAAGGCTATGCCAGCAGCTCAGCCGCGCACAGAAAGAAGTGAACCCGCAGTCGAAGATGTGGAGgatttgctttgcaatttgGAAAAGTTATTGCCACGCAAGTCAAAGCTGCAAGCCAAGAACCAACAGCTAAAAGCTGCTttaacaacagaaaaaaaagaaaataatttagacTTTAAACAAAGACAGTCTGCTACGCTGgaaaaatcacaaaataatttagacTTCAGTCAAAAACAGTCTGAGCAGCCAATTAATGCGCTGgaaatatcaaataataatataaaatatgctccAGCACTGCCTAGGCAGCCAACTAATTCCTATTTTAGAATGAATATACAAAAGTTGCTTAACTATCGGCATGCATTGTTGGAAGCACAaaaggcgcagcagcaacatcaatgggaacagcagcaaccaccagAGAAgtttgaacaaaaaaaagtcaaagctgTAAGCATAGATCAAATTTTGCGTCTGCTGCTGAGCTTTTGTCTAGTCTTTACTATAGTTTATACGCTTACACATTGCCAagataatttgttttaa
- the LOC108595463 gene encoding ETS homologous factor — protein sequence MQVESSYTKYAGRVPPLDLSQVNAGQEQQLWVGSVMKRHHPYQLVDKCRGGLTLISDDNNNNSLTSSTGNNNNNLHPMGSDGLPLDPRDWTRADVWKWLINMAVREGLEVTPELPQKFPMNGKALCLMSLDMYLCRVPVGGKMLYRDFRVRLARAMTLPS from the coding sequence ATGCAAGTCGAATCGAGCTATACAAAGTACGCCGGACGCGTGCCGCCGCTGGATTTGTCGCAGGTGAACGCTggccaggagcagcagctttgggTGGGTAGCGTTATGAAGCGTCATCATCCCTATCAGCTGGTGGACAAGTGTCGCGGCGGTCTTACCTTAATCAgcgatgacaacaacaacaacagcctgACTAGCAGCActggtaacaacaacaacaacctgCATCCCATGGGCTCCGATGGTCTGCCGCTTGATCCACGCGACTGGACGCGCGCCGATGTTTGGAAGTGGCTCATCAATATGGCCGTGCGCGAGGGTCTGGAGGTTACACCCGAGCTGCCACAAAAGTTTCCCATGAACGGCAAGGCGCTGTGCCTCATGAGCCTGGACATGTATCTCTGCCGCGTGCCCGTTGGTGGCAAAATGCTCTATCGCGATTTTCGAGTGCGTCTGGCACGCGCCATGACGTTGCCCTCCTAG
- the LOC108596847 gene encoding uncharacterized protein LOC108596847: MTRLGFRKIINHYINNSEHRKPSSSSDADSEAQPPDMSKLLQNYELDFALGPSKHLQTRASRSRTRSRRHKSLRYLGGACQCCELCGSQHVATKSGHKQCICQVCNERIQSALSNFHGQRLNSGNDAAESAASPPFNIIVLQDCDNNALIDQLTTAITRSCPGNTQQQQQQLQQQLYSPQQQAQQQPQFGTYPPYQTGGGYRPEPHAFNQAFDSSPDRNYYDRQAPNNFNAQAPNNFNSNGYGQRSTTIYDNKQNYYNSSPSRNNAQQGNNSDGCTCNCEYCRKGFESKEKLAALIAAALEIFLSNMSAHKDSDGKAKGKGKGKGKGKGRSKERDSSSENRSKGKGRSKDRESKKTRSVESVKAAGKASKTSMKSSTTNVTKALNNNCACLLQALQLLSAHQEAGGGGRGAKKSNKKAKQPTFAAGRQAKTPGRAEAAKQAPSQGRAKKSQSQAGFYLPTERSSGNACKPTCTAACQSSNSSSSKPQSAARSKCAAGCRAACSGGAGDNVKCCCGCGSRGKGGGFMATRASCCWPQGLCPVAHFRPGQLQVPMHNLLPRSCDYGRRSFVRTAAGITLHEPPLKPPSTLPQDSASFGSGSSDYQTFV; the protein is encoded by the exons ATGACACGTTTGGGttttagaaaaattataaaccaCTATATAAACAACAGTGAGCATCGCAAgcccagcagctccagcgATGCGGACTCCGAAGCGCAGCCCCCAGACATgtccaagctgctgcaaaactATGAGCTGGACTTTGCTTTGGGCCCAAGCAAACATCTGCAGACGCGCGCAAGTCGCTCACGCACGCGCAGCCGACGCCACAAGTCGTTGCGTTATTTGGGCGGCGCTTGTCAGTGCTGCGAGCTTTGTGGCAGCCAGCATGTGGCAACAAAATCGGGACACAAGCAATGCATTTGTCAAGTCTGCAATGAGCGCATACAAAGCGCCTTGTCCAACTTTCATGGGCAGCGCTTGAACTCGGGCAACGACGCGGCGGAGTCGGCAGCATCGCCGCCTTTCAACATTATCGTGTTGCAAGATTGCGATAACAATGCGCTGATCGATCAGCTAACAACAGCGATAACTCGCAGCTGTCCCGGCAatacacagcaacagcagcagcaactgcagcagcaactatacagcccacagcagcaagcacagcagcaaccacaattTGGAACCTACCCACCCTATCAAACCGGAGGTGGTTATCGCCCGGAGCCTCATGCCTTTAACCAAGCCTTCGATAGTTCACCAGATAGAAATTATTACGACAGACAAGCGCCGAATAATTTCAACGCACAAGcgccaaataatttcaacAGCAATGGATATGGACAACGTTCAACAACAATCTATGATAATAAGCAAAACTATTATAACAGTTCAC CGTCTAGAAATAATGCTCAACAAGGCAACAATTCTGATGgttgcacttgcaactgcGAGTACTGCAGAAAAGGTTTTGAATCCAAGGAGAAGCTAGCGGCGCttatagctgcagctttggaGATATTCCTAAGCAACATGAGTGCCCATAAGGACTCAGATGGAAAGGCCAAAGGCAAGGGCAAAGGCAAGGGCAAGGGTAAAGGGCGCAGCAAAGAACGAGACTCCAGCAGCGAGAATCGAAGCAAGGGTAAAGGTCGCAGCAAAGATCGGGAATCCAAAAAGACGCGCAGCGTAGAAAGTGTCAAAGCTGCAGGGAAAGCATCAAAGACTTCAATGAAATCCTCAACGACAAATGTAACAAAGGCTTTGAATAACAATTGCGCCTGTTTGttgcaagcgctgcagctgctgtccgCGCATCAGgaagcaggcggcggcggtagGGGAGCCAAGAAGAGCAACAAGAAGGCTAAGCAgccaacatttgctgctggcaggCAAGCAAAGACGCCAGGCAGAGCTGAGGCTGCAAAGCAGGCACCAAGTCAAGGACGCGCCAAGAAGTCACAAAGTCAAGCGGGTTTCTATTTGCCCACCGAGCGCAGCAGCGGGAATGCCTGCAAACCCACATGCACAGCTGCGTgtcagagcagcaacagcagcagctccaagccGCAAAGCGCTGCACGCTCCAAATGTGCCGCAGGCTGTCGTGCTGCTTGCAGCGGCGGCGCTGGCGATAATGTCAaatgttgctgtggctgtggcagtcGTGGCAAGGGCGGCGGCTTTATGGCAACAcgcgccagttgctgctggccacagGGTCTTTGTCCTGTGGCCCACTTTCGTCCTGGGCAGTTGCAAGTGCCCATGCACAATTTGCTGCCACGCAGCTGCGACTATGGGCGCCGCAGCTTTGTGCGCACAGCCGCTGGCATTACGTTGCACGAACCGCCGCTCAAGCCGCCGTCCACATTGCCGCAGGACAGCGCGAGctttggcagcggcagctccgACTATCAAACGTTTGTTTAG
- the LOC108596845 gene encoding uncharacterized protein LOC108596845 isoform X1 — translation MAPNTKELEVLYENESMSSMEVDEEQQEKHMQVLPWKPRGFSRFNLFSNMLRNPIVFQSDFNFSHLNGIQVTPPKHRVASGSSSRRHDQHRSKHSRRDSSAHSCSECHSAPVHSSACPGRNSRQEAFYEDDRRHNDHECDKNCALYFKENKQKKKKPCNEVHETACCQTRYSRHPQTAISDNSMPTECYDIVRSASNYACKGRGSSAERGRQHSNNPKRHSIAHSVTHGGSCRDCRPSDYSEFKEARAHALRNPLVVPSCTKLSKKPPVCDTSCKKDCPGPAPSSGPSRGYGHAPAPPPVHTRTICGCKGAAPSAPPKVRHRVDQDDDMCQQQRHQQGARYAPSYDYAPTCSRNTFERCRSGDTLDQRSVESYPYSANENRAMSPAPRASYRGSSAPDAMDYNAMAMHCGNHGCYVPASYFRSTPAGAKRKPRNTGAKRKNTSAHLSARRTKSGYSASNMFIPAGFYMMPSTALMSYHMQPHVMPLKKRRNRNRLGGSGVSGHLKRIPRRTPSGRVLLNSYLYKIPSNRPTKLYKTRHMPKVNPRPTRPLHSIKKLEGIRIKQREDRCLGGQPPSSQQARNVVRTRPRESSRASPSSSRVPTSTRSERIPIRSPITSQGQLATTKSRRSERTAALSSSPSRREQPHRYRMPPQEMSRRPIIVQDSQPQLGAPPTRRRSGNPIESSRRERERSRNLLESRRERERSNNYLESSRRERERSSNPLESSRRERERSSNPLESSRRERERSRNPLESSRREREPSEFKREQEPSESKREQEPSESKRERERSVAPSESKRERESAEERRERKSQARDNERLSQVNSEQSTQRRKEAKPRRSTRSMPAAVESEEPITSTEAAAQPAAMAEPTAAQMDTYLDNNVLPFYRGSFLAVRGASSRAPGVHASRIMQHTTRGSLIHVAQQMRNKPPTGLMRQMLPKWHLHGFMANSPIMEMRSRRAMRRYEKRMAQYQQQQQQQELQGPSGFNWRKYCPNWLLKGKATSTV, via the exons ATGGCGCCCAACACAAAAGAGTTGGAGGTGCTGTATGAAAACGAATCAATGTCTAGCATGGAAGTGGATGAAGAACAACAAGAGAAGCATATGCAGGTGTTGCCATGGAAGCCTCGAGGCTTTAGTCGATTCAATCTCTTTTCCAACATGTTGCGCAATCCCATTGTGTTCCAAAGTGATTTCAACTTTAGTCATTTAAATGGAATTCAAGTAACGCCGCCAAAACATCGTGTCGCATCTGGTAGTTCCAGTCGTCGACATGACCAACATCGTAGCAAACACAGCAGACGTGATTCGTCGGCGCATTCTTGCAGTGAGTGCCATAGCGCTCCAGTTCACAGCAGCGCTTGTCCGGGTAGAAATTCTCGGCAGGAAGCATTTTATGAGGACGATAGGCGACATAATGATCATGAATGCGATAAGAACTGCGCGTTGTATTTTAAGGAAAATaaacagaagaagaagaagcctTGCAATGAAGTACACGAAACCGCGTGTTGCCAAACTCGCTACTCGCGTCATCCGCAAACGGCTATAAGCGATAATTCCATGCCTACAGAATGCTATGACATCGTGCGTTCCGCTAGCAATTATGCTTGCAAGGGACGAGGTTCCAGTGCTGAACGTGGGCGCCAACATTCAAACAATCCCAAGCGACATTCGATAGCTCATTCGGTAACACATGGGGGATCATGCAGAGATTGTCGACCGTCGGATTATTCCGAGTTCAAGGAAGCCAGAGCGCATGCTTTACGTAATCCTCTGGTGGTGCCCTCTTGCACCAAGCTAAGTAAAAAACCTCCTGTCTGCGACACTAGCTGCAAAAAGGACTGTCCCGGCCCCGCCCCCAGCTCTGGTCCTAGTCGCGGTTACGGTCACGCTCCAGCGCCACCACCTGTGCATACAAGAACTATCTGTGGGTGCAAAGGAGCTGCTCCTTCAGCACCACCAAAAGTGCGACACCGTGTAGATCAAGACGACGACATgtgtcaacagcagcgacatCAACAGGGGGCACGCTATGCACCAAGTTACGATTACGCGCCGACCTGTAGTCGAAACACTTTTGAGAGATGTCGATCCGGAGATACCTTAGACCAACGTAGCGTTGAGAGCTATCCATATTCAGCGAATGAGAACCGAGCGATGTCTCCAGCACCACGTGCCAGCTACAGAGGCTCCAGCGCTCCAGATGCAATGGACTATAATGCAATGGCCATGCATTGTGGAAATCATGGATGCTATGTGCCAGCAAGTTACTTCAGGTCCACGCCAGCGGGCGCAAAGCGTAAACCACGTAATACGGGCGCCAAAAGAAAGAATACGAGTGCTCACTTATCAGCCAGAAGAACCAAGTCGGGTTACTCTGCCAGCAATATGTTTATACCAGCGGGATTTTAT ATGATGCCAAGCACTGCGCTAATGTCCTATCACATGCAACCACACGTGATGCCATTGAAAAAGCGCAGAAACCGTAATCGTCTAGGTGGTTCCGGC GTTAGCGGCCATCTAAAGCGAATCCCACGACGCACGCCCTCGGGCAGAGTTTTGCTAAACTCCTATTTATAT AAAATACCTTCCAACAGGCCAACTAAGCTCTATAAGACGCGCCACATGCCCAAGGTGAATCCGCGTCCAACGCGACCGCTGCACAGCATCAAAAAGTTGGAAGGCATTCGCATTAAACAGCGCGAGGATCGCTGTTTGGGCGGCCAGCCACCTAGCAGCCAGCAGGCTCGAAATGTGGTGCGCACGCGTCCTcgagagagcagcagagcGAGTCCATCCAGCAGTCGCGTGCCAACGTCAACGAGAAGCGAACGCATCCCCATACGTTCACCAATAACATCACAGGGTCAGCTGGCAACCACTAAATCCCGTCGCTCAGAGCGCACAGCAGCTCTAAGCAGCAGTCCATCGCGCAGGGAGCAGCCACATCGTTATAGAATGCCGCCACAGGAGATGTCCAGACGTCCCATCATAGTGCAG GACTCGCAGCCACAATTGGGAGCACCACCCACAAGAAGACGTTCGGGCAATCCAATAGAGAGCTCTAGGCGCGAGCGAGAACGTTCGCGCAATCTATTAGAATCTAGGCGCGAGAGAGAACGCTCGAACAATTACCTAGAGAGCTCCAGACGCGAGCGAGAACGCTCGAGCAATCCATTGGAGAGCTCCAGACGCGAGCGAGAACGTTCAAGCAATCCCTTAGAGAGCTCCAGACGCGAGCGAGAACGTTCGCGCAATCCCTTAGAGAGCTCTAGACGCGAGCGAGAGCCGAGCGAATTTAAACGCGAGCAAGAGCCGAGCGAATCTAAACGCGAGCAAGAACCGAGCGAATCTAAACGCGAGCGAGAACGTTCAGTTGCACCAAGCGAATCTAAACGCGAGCGAGAGTCTGCTGAAGAGCGACGCGAGCGAAAGTCACAAGCAAGAGATAATGAGCGCTTATCGCAAGTGAATTCGGAACAATCTACGCAACGACGTAAGGAAGCAAAGCCCAGACGCTCCACACGCTCAATGCCAGCGGCTGTGGAGAGCGAGGAGCCCATAACGTCCActgaagcagcagcccagCCAGCTGCTATGGCagagccaacagcagcgcaaatgGACACCTATCTGGACAACAATGTATTGCCCTTCTATCGCGGCAGTTTTCTGGCAGTGCGTGGAGCAAGCTCTCGAGCGCCTGGCGTGCATGCATCGCGCATTATGCAGCATACGACACGTGGCTCGCTGATACACGTGGCACAGCAAATGCGCAACAAGCCGCCTACAGGGCTGATGCGTCAAATGCTGCCCAAGTGGCATCTGCATGGCTTTATGGCCAACTCGCCCATTATGGAGATGCGCAGTCGACGCGCCATGCGTCGCTATGAGAAGCGCATGGCGcagtatcagcagcagcagcaacagcaagaactTCAGGGTCCCAGCGGCTTTAACTGGCGCAAGTACTGCCCCAATTGGCTGCTCAAGGGCAAGGCCACTTCAACAGTTTAG
- the LOC108596845 gene encoding uncharacterized protein LOC108596845 isoform X2 — protein sequence MAPNTKELEVLYENESMSSMEVDEEQQEKHMQVLPWKPRGFSRFNLFSNMLRNPIVFQSDFNFSHLNGIQVTPPKHRVASGSSSRRHDQHRSKHSRRDSSAHSCSECHSAPVHSSACPGRNSRQEAFYEDDRRHNDHECDKNCALYFKENKQKKKKPCNEVHETACCQTRYSRHPQTAISDNSMPTECYDIVRSASNYACKGRGSSAERGRQHSNNPKRHSIAHSVTHGGSCRDCRPSDYSEFKEARAHALRNPLVVPSCTKLSKKPPVCDTSCKKDCPGPAPSSGPSRGYGHAPAPPPVHTRTICGCKGAAPSAPPKVRHRVDQDDDMCQQQRHQQGARYAPSYDYAPTCSRNTFERCRSGDTLDQRSVESYPYSANENRAMSPAPRASYRGSSAPDAMDYNAMAMHCGNHGCYVPASYFRSTPAGAKRKPRNTGAKRKNTSAHLSARRTKSGYSASNMFIPAGFYMMPSTALMSYHMQPHVMPLKKRRNRNRLGGSGVSGHLKRIPRRTPSGRVLLNSYLYAN from the exons ATGGCGCCCAACACAAAAGAGTTGGAGGTGCTGTATGAAAACGAATCAATGTCTAGCATGGAAGTGGATGAAGAACAACAAGAGAAGCATATGCAGGTGTTGCCATGGAAGCCTCGAGGCTTTAGTCGATTCAATCTCTTTTCCAACATGTTGCGCAATCCCATTGTGTTCCAAAGTGATTTCAACTTTAGTCATTTAAATGGAATTCAAGTAACGCCGCCAAAACATCGTGTCGCATCTGGTAGTTCCAGTCGTCGACATGACCAACATCGTAGCAAACACAGCAGACGTGATTCGTCGGCGCATTCTTGCAGTGAGTGCCATAGCGCTCCAGTTCACAGCAGCGCTTGTCCGGGTAGAAATTCTCGGCAGGAAGCATTTTATGAGGACGATAGGCGACATAATGATCATGAATGCGATAAGAACTGCGCGTTGTATTTTAAGGAAAATaaacagaagaagaagaagcctTGCAATGAAGTACACGAAACCGCGTGTTGCCAAACTCGCTACTCGCGTCATCCGCAAACGGCTATAAGCGATAATTCCATGCCTACAGAATGCTATGACATCGTGCGTTCCGCTAGCAATTATGCTTGCAAGGGACGAGGTTCCAGTGCTGAACGTGGGCGCCAACATTCAAACAATCCCAAGCGACATTCGATAGCTCATTCGGTAACACATGGGGGATCATGCAGAGATTGTCGACCGTCGGATTATTCCGAGTTCAAGGAAGCCAGAGCGCATGCTTTACGTAATCCTCTGGTGGTGCCCTCTTGCACCAAGCTAAGTAAAAAACCTCCTGTCTGCGACACTAGCTGCAAAAAGGACTGTCCCGGCCCCGCCCCCAGCTCTGGTCCTAGTCGCGGTTACGGTCACGCTCCAGCGCCACCACCTGTGCATACAAGAACTATCTGTGGGTGCAAAGGAGCTGCTCCTTCAGCACCACCAAAAGTGCGACACCGTGTAGATCAAGACGACGACATgtgtcaacagcagcgacatCAACAGGGGGCACGCTATGCACCAAGTTACGATTACGCGCCGACCTGTAGTCGAAACACTTTTGAGAGATGTCGATCCGGAGATACCTTAGACCAACGTAGCGTTGAGAGCTATCCATATTCAGCGAATGAGAACCGAGCGATGTCTCCAGCACCACGTGCCAGCTACAGAGGCTCCAGCGCTCCAGATGCAATGGACTATAATGCAATGGCCATGCATTGTGGAAATCATGGATGCTATGTGCCAGCAAGTTACTTCAGGTCCACGCCAGCGGGCGCAAAGCGTAAACCACGTAATACGGGCGCCAAAAGAAAGAATACGAGTGCTCACTTATCAGCCAGAAGAACCAAGTCGGGTTACTCTGCCAGCAATATGTTTATACCAGCGGGATTTTAT ATGATGCCAAGCACTGCGCTAATGTCCTATCACATGCAACCACACGTGATGCCATTGAAAAAGCGCAGAAACCGTAATCGTCTAGGTGGTTCCGGC GTTAGCGGCCATCTAAAGCGAATCCCACGACGCACGCCCTCGGGCAGAGTTTTGCTAAACTCCTATTTATAT GCCAACTAA